One stretch of Amycolatopsis tolypomycina DNA includes these proteins:
- a CDS encoding fumarylacetoacetate hydrolase family protein, which yields MSLTVLRTADAWYLATPDGAAKIPTTATTTAELLADRAAITAATGDTVPVASLDLVSPVTAPCRVVAQMTNFASHVTDAGMDPETVPLTFFRKASGSISGPFDDVVKPAHVSLLDYEVEIGLVIGREIPVGSEITDVAECVAGLVVTNDVSARDIQLPQTQFYEAKSYPTFTPAGPALVLLDGHELKRFADLRLRLAVNGAVRQDAVVGDDMIHRPLEALRALARFQRLDPGDLVLTGTPAGTALSAPPKVVEKIAALLPPALKWKLFFKGQAKNPKYLADGDVVEASVATDDGALDLGTQRTVVRYRR from the coding sequence ATGAGCCTCACCGTCCTGCGCACCGCCGACGCCTGGTACCTCGCCACCCCGGACGGCGCTGCGAAGATCCCCACGACGGCGACGACCACCGCCGAACTGCTCGCCGACCGGGCGGCGATCACGGCCGCGACCGGGGACACCGTGCCGGTCGCCTCGCTCGACCTGGTTTCGCCGGTGACCGCGCCCTGCCGCGTGGTCGCCCAGATGACCAACTTCGCTTCGCACGTCACGGACGCCGGGATGGACCCGGAAACCGTGCCCCTGACGTTCTTCCGCAAGGCGTCCGGGTCGATCAGCGGCCCGTTCGACGATGTCGTCAAGCCGGCCCACGTGTCCCTGCTCGACTACGAGGTGGAGATCGGGCTGGTCATCGGCCGGGAGATCCCGGTCGGCAGCGAGATCACCGACGTGGCGGAGTGTGTCGCGGGCCTGGTCGTGACCAACGACGTCTCCGCCCGCGACATCCAGCTGCCCCAGACGCAGTTCTACGAAGCCAAGTCGTACCCGACCTTCACCCCGGCCGGGCCCGCCCTCGTGCTGCTGGACGGCCACGAGCTGAAGCGGTTCGCCGACCTGCGGCTGCGGCTGGCGGTCAACGGCGCGGTGCGCCAGGACGCGGTCGTCGGCGACGACATGATCCACCGCCCGCTCGAGGCCCTGCGGGCGCTGGCCCGGTTCCAGCGGCTGGATCCCGGCGACCTGGTCCTGACCGGGACCCCGGCCGGCACCGCGTTGTCCGCACCGCCGAAGGTCGTGGAGAAGATCGCCGCGCTGCTGCCCCCGGCGCTCAAGTGGAAGCTGTTCTTCAAGGGACAGGCCAAAAACCCGAAGTACCTCGCCGACGGCGACGTCGTCGAGGCGTCGGTCGCGACCGACGACGGTGCCCTCGACCTCGGCACCCAGCGCACGGTCGTGCGGTACCGGCGATGA